A window from Chryseobacterium vaccae encodes these proteins:
- a CDS encoding pyridoxamine 5'-phosphate oxidase family protein, with protein MDHTNTQNDEQRKARPVAPKVKELIDRSKSVILATVDAEGNPNASYAPFVQVGNTFYILVSFMAKHTKNLADGRKTSMMFIEDESATKQIYARERLTIEAAVSQTERDSETWNEVVAKLKETHGKVVDVISEMGDFILIALQPVKGSYVNGFGNAYFVDENLEILEHRNDVNHQSK; from the coding sequence ATGGATCATACCAATACACAGAACGACGAACAGAGAAAGGCAAGGCCAGTTGCACCAAAAGTAAAAGAGCTGATCGACAGATCTAAGAGTGTTATTTTAGCTACAGTTGATGCGGAAGGAAATCCTAATGCCAGCTATGCCCCTTTTGTACAGGTGGGCAATACCTTTTATATTCTGGTGTCTTTTATGGCAAAACATACTAAAAATCTGGCAGACGGAAGAAAAACTTCAATGATGTTTATTGAAGATGAGTCGGCTACAAAACAGATCTATGCCCGTGAACGCTTAACGATTGAAGCAGCCGTTTCCCAAACAGAAAGAGATTCTGAAACATGGAATGAAGTGGTTGCTAAACTTAAGGAAACTCATGGTAAAGTTGTGGATGTTATTTCAGAAATGGGAGATTTTATTCTTATTGCATTACAGCCTGTAAAAGGTTCTTATGTAAATGGATTTGGGAATGCCTATTTTGTAGATGAAAATCTGGAAATCCTTGAGCATAGAAATGATGTGAATCATCAGTCTAAATAA
- the porV gene encoding type IX secretion system outer membrane channel protein PorV, whose amino-acid sequence MNLTTKLLLGFGLSAGFLGYSQDLSKINPVLTGAPFLRISPDARAGGMGDQGVATSPDAFSQFWNAAKYPFSRTSSSVGLNYTPYMGKLTNDVFLLYGAFHKFLGQEERATISASIYYFNMGEVDLTQLVGTEVASMGTSKPNEFSIDIAYAMKLSDSFSGAVTGRFIRSDLAGGFNTDTTLKPANSFAVDVSGYYTSPKFSSFGGYEGKVNAGFAIQNVGPKLDYTGNEESRSYLPTMARLGVGYDMYLDDMNKIGLSVEGSKILVPGSEYVGIDPNTRQPRYEIPNVGPIAGITKSFKNKNSIMYSGALEYSYDNAFAVRTGYFHESEEQGARQFATAGIGLKYRSFGLDISYLINMSKINTALDNTLRFGLTWNIGEETSNVDY is encoded by the coding sequence ATGAATTTAACTACAAAACTGCTTTTGGGATTTGGTTTGAGTGCTGGTTTTCTAGGCTATTCACAGGATTTAAGCAAGATAAACCCAGTGTTAACCGGAGCTCCATTTCTAAGGATTTCACCGGATGCGAGAGCCGGTGGTATGGGGGATCAGGGGGTTGCTACCTCACCTGATGCTTTCTCACAATTCTGGAATGCAGCAAAATATCCTTTTAGCAGAACAAGTTCTTCCGTAGGTCTTAACTATACACCTTATATGGGGAAGCTTACTAATGATGTATTTTTACTGTATGGTGCATTCCATAAATTCTTAGGACAGGAAGAAAGAGCTACCATCTCTGCCAGTATTTATTACTTTAATATGGGAGAAGTGGACCTTACTCAATTAGTAGGTACAGAAGTAGCATCAATGGGTACTTCAAAACCCAACGAATTCTCTATTGACATAGCTTATGCCATGAAACTTTCTGATTCCTTCTCAGGAGCTGTTACTGGTAGATTTATCCGTTCAGACTTAGCCGGAGGTTTCAACACCGATACTACTCTTAAACCAGCTAACTCTTTTGCTGTGGATGTTTCCGGATATTATACCTCTCCGAAGTTCTCAAGTTTTGGAGGCTATGAAGGTAAAGTGAATGCTGGTTTCGCTATTCAGAATGTTGGTCCGAAGCTGGATTATACAGGAAATGAAGAGTCCAGATCTTATCTTCCTACTATGGCAAGATTAGGGGTTGGATATGATATGTACCTGGATGATATGAATAAAATTGGTTTAAGCGTAGAAGGTTCAAAAATTCTAGTTCCGGGATCAGAATATGTAGGTATAGATCCTAATACAAGACAGCCAAGATATGAGATTCCTAACGTAGGTCCTATTGCAGGAATCACAAAATCATTCAAAAATAAGAATAGCATCATGTACAGTGGGGCTTTGGAATATTCATATGACAATGCTTTTGCTGTAAGAACAGGTTATTTCCACGAAAGTGAAGAGCAGGGAGCAAGACAGTTCGCTACAGCCGGTATCGGATTAAAGTACCGTTCTTTCGGATTGGATATCTCTTACCTGATCAATATGTCAAAAATCAATACTGCTTTAGATAATACCCTTCGTTTCGGTCTTACCTGGAACATTGGAGAAGAAACATCTAATGTAGATTATTAA
- the porU gene encoding type IX secretion system sortase PorU, which yields MKQKITLLFLFSFASALWAQRKAIEWDGSKIQDFGEAKLNLPNFKNEGFSFGQNNIFIITKQKIGEKQLKVSDLAWENVSNRELYELDKGSLPNYDIANVTYYNLEGERYANISVALFKNIKGRVQRLSSFNITETSVSNDMRSGMANKVGTSDNPLANGGFYKIKVDRSGVFKITAQFLRDNGISPSSVNPKNFRIYGNGGIMLPEFNRDTKYSALQENAIQVVGEEDNVWNEGDYALFYAQGPNGYNLYDTSNGNGFKRTETRTDRSNNLKNIYEDFSYYYINFDKGPGKRVQTIDANLPATPLITRYDNYQVVNNDQKNLLKVGRIWTEDTPFITEKVITFPINSPIQASDAIRFKTQVIGHRAQKNSVEFKINNTNPSLQAVPSNTPNFNYDYYPLQYQDVLTNLSGNQITFSYNPNITINPNGAFYFDYVEVQYKENLSFNGTQMNFRDFSIVSGSNTSYGFGINNAAALEQVWDVTDITNANRRVNKAGAGSFNFGYLASDPNFNNEFVAFRADAAFSPQFVERIANQNLSALQNVDYLILTVPEMMGQAQRLANYHQTKNNYKVEIVDINKIYNEFGSGSRDLTAVRDFVTKLNTPAGSLKYAFILGDASFDYKNRISNNSNVVSSYQSEHSSDFVGSFVTDDYIVMTQPQTSSSIDGNLPDLPIGRIPAANASEAGDMMNKTLAYYNSLPGQSSPFGEWRMKLDFVVDDDKDNGSPFHNVMNSSLVDIFEQPGQVDLKEYNVRKLYMDAFPAQSTAGGQRYPQVTQAISNDIGNSMYIFYFGHGGINGWAQERVLTSTEIQNSNNFSTVYSRFPFVSTITCEFTLWDEPGTSSAGEQFIKLKQGGPAAMITSSRAIGVDYGRSFTDFYTKNIFKLTNDDFETLGYAHLTAKKQKTAGIDHLKVNFLGDPAMKLSRPQRLLVIDNIETPVPGLIRGLDFVKVKGHINNPNGTLNSTFNGRVSINIFDKRLNKKTLNNDGGLTPILDYTEEGSAIVKASGTAVNGVFTVEFYVPKDINYAVGQGRILGYADNKVSDVFNNQAVQVGDINPNGINDNEPPKVRLYMNNTNFADGGITNQNPMLLACVTDDTGINSTGSGIGHDITVYLDGQIINTVVLNDFFAPGEGNGCVNPSLADYQKGNVTYPFRNLAIGQHQLTFKVWDINNNSTTATLNFEVKDESDQHLIINRPLNWPNPFTNKTYIQFEHNCDDILDVNVQIYTITGKLVRTLSQPVVAEPFLQGFRTPRQAIEWDGRDDFGATVAKGTYIFKIFAKSQNQEKCKGSATAVEKMVLLK from the coding sequence ATGAAACAAAAAATCACGCTTTTATTTCTATTCTCTTTTGCATCAGCACTTTGGGCCCAAAGGAAAGCCATAGAATGGGATGGTTCCAAAATTCAGGACTTTGGCGAAGCAAAATTAAATCTTCCAAATTTTAAAAATGAAGGTTTTTCGTTTGGCCAAAATAACATTTTTATCATAACTAAACAAAAGATAGGAGAAAAGCAGCTTAAAGTTTCAGATCTCGCCTGGGAAAATGTTTCCAACAGAGAATTATATGAACTGGATAAAGGCAGCCTTCCCAATTATGACATCGCTAATGTAACCTATTATAATCTGGAAGGAGAAAGATATGCCAACATCAGCGTTGCTTTATTTAAAAATATAAAAGGGCGTGTTCAAAGACTTTCTTCCTTCAACATTACAGAGACATCGGTTTCCAATGATATGAGATCCGGAATGGCCAATAAAGTAGGAACAAGTGATAACCCTCTTGCCAACGGAGGATTTTATAAAATTAAAGTAGACCGTTCCGGAGTATTCAAAATCACGGCACAGTTTTTAAGAGACAACGGAATCAGCCCGTCTTCAGTTAATCCGAAAAATTTCAGAATCTATGGAAACGGAGGTATTATGCTTCCTGAGTTTAACAGAGATACAAAATACAGTGCTCTTCAGGAAAACGCCATCCAGGTTGTAGGGGAAGAAGATAATGTATGGAATGAGGGCGATTATGCTCTTTTCTATGCACAAGGCCCTAATGGATATAACCTTTACGATACGTCCAACGGAAATGGTTTTAAAAGAACAGAAACCCGTACGGACAGAAGCAATAACCTAAAAAATATATACGAGGACTTCTCTTATTATTATATTAACTTCGACAAAGGGCCAGGAAAAAGGGTGCAGACCATTGATGCCAATTTACCTGCCACACCATTAATTACGAGATATGATAATTACCAGGTAGTTAATAATGATCAAAAAAATCTTTTGAAGGTAGGAAGAATCTGGACAGAAGATACACCGTTCATTACTGAGAAGGTGATCACTTTTCCTATCAATTCCCCTATTCAGGCTTCTGACGCCATCAGATTCAAAACACAGGTGATTGGGCACAGGGCACAGAAAAACAGTGTTGAGTTTAAGATCAACAACACCAATCCTTCTCTTCAGGCGGTTCCAAGTAATACCCCCAATTTTAACTATGATTATTATCCGCTGCAATACCAGGATGTATTAACCAACCTGAGCGGAAATCAGATTACATTCAGCTACAACCCCAATATCACAATAAACCCAAACGGAGCATTCTATTTTGATTATGTGGAAGTACAGTATAAAGAAAATCTTTCCTTCAATGGTACCCAGATGAATTTCAGAGACTTTTCTATTGTAAGCGGATCTAACACCAGTTATGGATTCGGAATCAATAATGCAGCTGCTTTAGAGCAGGTATGGGATGTTACTGATATTACCAATGCCAACAGGAGAGTAAACAAAGCAGGCGCAGGAAGTTTTAATTTTGGCTATCTGGCTTCAGATCCTAATTTCAACAATGAGTTTGTGGCCTTCCGTGCAGATGCCGCTTTTTCACCTCAGTTTGTAGAAAGAATTGCCAACCAAAATCTTTCTGCTCTACAAAATGTGGACTATCTGATCCTTACTGTTCCTGAAATGATGGGACAGGCACAGAGATTGGCCAACTATCACCAGACCAAAAACAATTACAAAGTAGAAATTGTAGACATTAATAAAATATATAATGAGTTCGGAAGCGGAAGCAGGGACCTTACGGCGGTAAGAGATTTTGTAACAAAATTAAATACTCCGGCAGGAAGCCTTAAATATGCATTTATATTAGGTGATGCTTCATTTGATTATAAAAACAGAATCTCCAACAATTCCAATGTTGTTTCCAGCTACCAGAGTGAACATTCTTCTGATTTTGTAGGATCTTTCGTAACGGATGATTATATTGTAATGACCCAGCCGCAAACCTCGTCAAGTATTGATGGCAACTTACCTGATCTCCCTATTGGAAGAATTCCTGCAGCTAATGCCAGCGAAGCCGGAGATATGATGAATAAAACGCTTGCTTATTATAATTCACTTCCGGGGCAATCCAGCCCATTTGGAGAATGGCGTATGAAGCTTGACTTTGTTGTGGATGATGATAAAGATAACGGAAGTCCGTTCCATAACGTAATGAACTCCTCATTGGTTGATATCTTTGAACAGCCGGGGCAAGTGGATCTTAAAGAATATAACGTAAGAAAATTGTATATGGACGCCTTCCCTGCTCAAAGTACAGCAGGCGGACAAAGATATCCACAGGTAACTCAAGCGATCTCCAATGATATAGGAAACAGTATGTATATCTTCTATTTTGGACATGGAGGGATTAACGGATGGGCACAGGAAAGAGTTCTTACCTCTACAGAGATTCAGAATTCCAACAATTTCTCTACTGTTTACAGCAGATTCCCGTTTGTATCTACCATTACCTGCGAATTTACCTTATGGGATGAGCCCGGAACATCTTCAGCAGGAGAACAGTTTATCAAGCTGAAACAAGGAGGTCCGGCTGCCATGATTACTTCCAGCCGAGCCATTGGAGTAGATTACGGACGCAGCTTTACCGATTTTTATACTAAAAACATCTTTAAACTTACCAATGATGATTTTGAAACGTTAGGATATGCTCATTTAACGGCAAAAAAACAAAAAACAGCAGGTATTGACCACCTGAAAGTTAACTTCCTTGGAGACCCGGCAATGAAGTTAAGCAGACCACAAAGACTGCTTGTAATTGACAATATTGAAACTCCGGTTCCGGGACTGATCAGAGGTCTGGACTTTGTGAAAGTAAAAGGCCACATTAATAATCCTAACGGAACTTTAAACAGTACTTTCAACGGAAGGGTTTCTATTAATATTTTTGATAAAAGACTCAATAAAAAGACCCTGAACAATGACGGAGGACTTACTCCTATATTGGATTACACGGAAGAAGGAAGTGCTATCGTTAAAGCTTCAGGAACGGCTGTAAACGGAGTATTTACCGTAGAATTCTATGTTCCAAAAGACATTAATTATGCTGTTGGACAGGGAAGAATTCTAGGATATGCAGATAATAAAGTATCCGATGTATTCAATAACCAGGCTGTACAGGTAGGAGACATCAACCCGAACGGGATTAATGATAATGAACCTCCAAAAGTAAGATTGTATATGAATAACACCAACTTTGCAGACGGAGGAATCACCAATCAGAATCCAATGCTGCTGGCATGTGTTACCGATGATACAGGAATTAATTCCACAGGATCAGGGATTGGTCATGACATTACCGTATACCTAGATGGCCAGATCATCAATACGGTTGTTCTGAATGATTTCTTCGCTCCGGGAGAAGGCAACGGATGCGTAAATCCAAGCCTGGCCGATTATCAGAAAGGAAATGTAACCTATCCTTTCAGAAATCTTGCTATCGGGCAACACCAATTAACATTTAAAGTTTGGGACATAAACAATAATTCGACAACTGCTACGTTAAACTTTGAGGTTAAGGATGAATCCGATCAGCACCTGATCATTAACCGACCGCTGAACTGGCCGAATCCTTTCACCAATAAAACGTATATTCAGTTTGAACACAATTGTGACGATATTCTGGATGTTAATGTTCAAATCTATACCATTACCGGAAAATTAGTAAGAACATTATCTCAGCCGGTAGTCGCAGAACCTTTCCTACAGGGCTTTAGAACGCCTCGTCAGGCAATAGAATGGGACGGAAGAGACGATTTTGGGGCAACTGTTGCAAAAGGTACGTATATTTTTAAGATATTTGCAAAAAGTCAAAATCAAGAAAAATGCAAAGGAAGTGCCACAGCTGTAGAAAAAATGGTACTTTTGAAATAA
- a CDS encoding FUSC family protein, producing MNYSAELKKFVTSQYLYSAIRITLATVLPCLVLAHFGILKEYFLFPLGTSFVALTDQPGPFIRRRNALAFAICCFVLVAMIASLVMNFKVLVLLEIIVFGMFFSLIGVYGQRLAAVGSLSLVVLAIFIDGHLTGSDIFKSLLIFASGCIWFLLIFLVVTTIRPYKLAGQMIGENYLQLAEFLKIKANYYQKNPDFDKLTTQVIAKQIEIKNLQEETRETVFKTRTIVNESTTTSRLLMLMFLNSMDLHEKLMTSESDYQKLQQSFEDSMILVNIHDYLNLLAEEITNIGIALQSGTRAKPMFNLELELKNLNFNYFELRNKQLSPDSLENFMILRQILMRINEITKEINEIYKVFSQNVKLAKSLSTGLDLKKFMPNEPKLNSKVLRNNISLSSSHFRHAIRITTALLLGYLFSMFDFLGLGHTYWILITITAILKPAYSITKQRNLLRLYGTVVGATIAYIILHFIHINSILFAILLISMIMCFSFLKGRYFWAVLFMTIYVFLSFNFLNPGKVNIIFKDRVLDTAIAGIIAFAVSYIVLPVWEHTQNLDLMKKSAADNLIYFQSVISKFLQGDLDIEDYKIKRKNAIISLANLSDNFQRMISDPKNQQKKLEVVHQFVATSHLITAYTASLSQYSKSNEQYPEIDSESWSRKIEAEMQQTSTLLNGNDINETLKMESRLEPEDSSIEDMLMKRKTEIEENEIIDRRDPDKISHLTELKNIHDILELIYDVAKEQRKVIEKYKAEKVDEA from the coding sequence ATGAACTATTCAGCAGAACTCAAAAAATTCGTTACCAGCCAATATCTATATTCTGCGATCAGAATTACGCTGGCCACCGTTCTGCCCTGTTTGGTTCTCGCCCATTTCGGAATTTTGAAAGAATACTTTCTTTTTCCTTTGGGGACCAGCTTTGTAGCGCTTACTGACCAGCCCGGTCCTTTTATCCGAAGAAGAAATGCACTGGCTTTCGCCATCTGCTGTTTTGTATTGGTAGCAATGATTGCAAGCCTGGTGATGAATTTTAAGGTCCTGGTTCTTCTTGAAATCATTGTATTCGGGATGTTTTTTTCCCTGATTGGGGTTTACGGACAAAGACTGGCCGCAGTAGGTTCATTATCACTTGTTGTACTTGCCATCTTTATTGACGGACACCTTACAGGAAGCGACATCTTTAAAAGCTTACTGATCTTTGCCAGCGGCTGTATATGGTTTCTGCTTATATTCCTTGTTGTAACAACTATCCGTCCGTATAAACTGGCAGGCCAGATGATTGGTGAAAATTACCTTCAGCTTGCTGAATTTTTAAAGATCAAGGCCAATTATTATCAGAAAAATCCTGATTTCGACAAACTGACTACTCAGGTTATTGCGAAACAGATTGAGATCAAAAACCTTCAGGAAGAGACACGAGAGACTGTTTTTAAGACCAGAACCATCGTTAACGAATCTACAACAACGAGCCGACTGCTGATGCTGATGTTCCTGAATTCAATGGACCTTCATGAAAAGCTGATGACTTCTGAAAGTGATTACCAGAAGCTGCAGCAGAGTTTTGAAGACAGTATGATCCTGGTTAACATTCACGATTACCTCAACCTTCTGGCCGAGGAAATTACCAATATCGGGATTGCCCTTCAGAGTGGAACGAGAGCGAAACCCATGTTTAATCTGGAGCTTGAATTGAAAAATCTTAATTTTAATTATTTTGAACTAAGAAACAAACAATTATCTCCCGACAGCCTTGAAAACTTTATGATCCTGCGCCAGATTCTGATGCGCATCAATGAAATCACGAAGGAAATCAATGAGATCTACAAAGTATTTTCCCAAAACGTAAAATTGGCCAAGAGTTTATCTACCGGATTAGATTTGAAAAAATTCATGCCTAATGAGCCGAAACTTAATTCTAAGGTTTTAAGGAACAATATTTCGTTATCGTCCTCTCATTTCCGTCATGCGATAAGAATTACGACAGCTTTACTGCTTGGATACCTTTTCTCCATGTTTGATTTTCTGGGATTGGGCCATACCTACTGGATATTAATTACCATTACCGCTATTTTAAAACCGGCCTACTCCATTACCAAACAGCGAAATCTTCTTCGTCTGTATGGAACGGTTGTGGGGGCTACCATTGCGTATATCATTCTGCATTTTATTCATATCAACAGTATTTTATTTGCTATCCTGCTGATCAGTATGATTATGTGCTTCAGCTTTTTAAAAGGCCGTTACTTCTGGGCTGTCCTGTTTATGACTATTTATGTTTTCCTGAGTTTCAATTTTTTAAATCCGGGGAAAGTAAATATTATCTTCAAAGACAGAGTACTGGATACAGCCATTGCCGGAATCATTGCTTTTGCCGTGTCTTATATTGTTTTACCGGTTTGGGAACATACGCAGAATCTTGATCTGATGAAGAAGTCCGCGGCAGATAACCTCATCTATTTTCAGAGTGTAATATCCAAATTCCTGCAGGGAGATTTAGACATTGAAGATTATAAAATAAAACGAAAAAATGCCATCATTTCTCTGGCCAATCTTTCCGACAATTTTCAGCGAATGATTTCTGATCCTAAAAATCAGCAGAAAAAGCTAGAAGTGGTGCATCAGTTTGTAGCGACCTCTCATCTTATTACAGCCTATACCGCTTCTCTTTCCCAATATTCCAAAAGTAATGAGCAATATCCGGAAATAGATTCTGAAAGCTGGAGCCGGAAGATTGAAGCCGAAATGCAGCAGACCTCTACCCTGCTCAATGGAAATGACATCAACGAAACCCTCAAAATGGAAAGCCGCCTTGAACCGGAAGATTCTTCTATTGAAGATATGCTGATGAAAAGAAAAACAGAGATTGAAGAAAACGAGATTATTGACCGGAGAGATCCAGATAAAATCTCCCATTTAACGGAACTTAAAAATATCCACGATATTTTAGAGTTGATTTATGATGTTGCCAAAGAACAACGCAAGGTGATAGAAAAATATAAAGCGGAGAAGGTAGATGAAGCTTAG
- a CDS encoding 4'-phosphopantetheinyl transferase family protein, whose product MPLYRDFSDDNATILVWKYDESEELNIHELLEPENAEKVKDYHPKKLQEVLMVRKLLKGLKPHSKILYKEREPFLSPKDAEISITHSFPFAAIAISKNKIGIDIEKFNPKILRVIDKFTYENERGFIPEDKADTFYTIIWSVKESMYKIHHSKYWSLKKNYEVKPFELKHLHKISCRVYDEQFSDEFKARVEFFDDYCFTIVEE is encoded by the coding sequence ATGCCCCTTTACCGAGATTTTTCAGATGATAATGCCACGATTCTTGTGTGGAAATATGATGAGAGTGAAGAACTCAATATCCATGAACTTCTGGAACCCGAAAACGCTGAAAAAGTAAAGGACTACCACCCCAAAAAACTTCAGGAAGTTCTGATGGTACGAAAGCTTCTGAAAGGTTTAAAACCCCATTCCAAAATCCTGTATAAAGAGAGGGAACCCTTTTTGTCTCCTAAAGATGCCGAAATTTCCATTACCCACTCTTTTCCTTTTGCTGCCATTGCAATTTCCAAAAATAAAATAGGAATCGACATTGAGAAATTCAATCCGAAGATCTTAAGGGTGATTGATAAGTTTACTTATGAAAATGAAAGGGGATTTATTCCTGAAGATAAAGCCGATACATTTTATACCATTATCTGGAGTGTAAAGGAAAGCATGTACAAAATCCACCATTCCAAATACTGGTCTCTGAAGAAAAACTACGAAGTGAAGCCTTTTGAGCTGAAGCATCTTCATAAAATAAGCTGCCGGGTATACGATGAGCAGTTTTCAGATGAATTCAAAGCAAGAGTGGAATTTTTTGATGATTACTGCTTTACCATTGTAGAGGAATAA
- the gldJ gene encoding gliding motility lipoprotein GldJ yields the protein MKKLKLFSLIALSSTLALTSCGGSGTSKGGGTKKFVSKTGWKPNEKQGWFFAGKQQKQKGWPGMVYVEGGTFTMGLVKDDVMHDWNNTPRRMQVSSFFIGETEITNYEYREYLTWLKYVFPPSDPSFKEIYNGALPDTLLWDNKLARNDYNETYLRSPEFDYYPVVGVSWTQANRYCEWLSDRANEKALMQAGIIAKDLYINESNNQGGTAFNMDKFKSNDPEMQGYINEKRMQQKSGMKTTNQRLLAANRAPNASMVQKFRLPTEVEWEYAALGMAKNREYNQYVGKKPQIERLRGSKGRDRGMFLENFKMGKGDYSGLPGWKNDGSAQTSDVRQYPSNDLGIYGMYGNVSEWTADVYRPIIDEDFSDFNYYRGNMPQAIVRNGDGTYKMIDEGTIKYDTLADGRLVYKGLPGQFERETIADYRNFRDGDRQSSLEYYRASDSASSFDMYNSPKTRFVVDASGKVKMQKDAKDRTSAISNEVRVVKGGSWMDTAYWLDPGQRRYKNQGRAFGWVGFRVAQDARANDKGRTRR from the coding sequence ATGAAAAAACTAAAGTTGTTTTCATTAATAGCATTAAGTTCTACACTTGCATTAACCAGCTGTGGCGGGTCAGGAACCAGCAAAGGAGGCGGCACCAAAAAATTTGTCAGCAAGACAGGTTGGAAACCAAACGAAAAACAGGGTTGGTTTTTTGCAGGAAAGCAACAAAAGCAGAAAGGTTGGCCGGGAATGGTATATGTAGAAGGTGGAACTTTTACAATGGGATTAGTGAAAGATGATGTTATGCACGATTGGAACAATACACCGCGCAGAATGCAGGTAAGTTCGTTCTTTATCGGAGAAACTGAGATTACTAACTACGAATACCGCGAATACCTTACATGGTTGAAGTATGTATTCCCACCGAGCGATCCTAGCTTTAAGGAAATCTATAACGGTGCTTTGCCGGATACCTTATTATGGGACAACAAACTAGCTAGAAACGATTATAATGAAACTTATCTGCGTTCCCCGGAATTCGATTACTACCCTGTAGTAGGAGTTTCCTGGACTCAGGCGAACAGATATTGTGAATGGCTTTCAGACAGAGCAAATGAAAAAGCTTTGATGCAGGCTGGTATTATTGCAAAAGATTTGTATATCAACGAATCTAATAATCAGGGTGGAACTGCTTTCAATATGGATAAATTCAAATCGAATGATCCTGAAATGCAAGGGTACATCAACGAGAAAAGAATGCAGCAGAAAAGCGGTATGAAAACTACCAACCAAAGACTTCTTGCTGCCAACAGAGCTCCAAACGCTTCTATGGTTCAGAAATTCAGACTTCCTACAGAAGTTGAATGGGAATACGCAGCATTGGGAATGGCTAAAAACAGAGAATACAACCAATACGTAGGTAAAAAACCTCAAATTGAAAGATTAAGAGGATCCAAAGGAAGAGACAGAGGAATGTTCCTTGAAAACTTCAAAATGGGTAAAGGTGACTATTCAGGTCTTCCGGGATGGAAAAATGACGGATCTGCACAAACTTCAGACGTTAGACAATATCCTTCCAATGATTTAGGAATCTACGGAATGTACGGTAACGTTTCTGAATGGACTGCCGATGTTTACAGACCTATCATTGATGAAGATTTCAGTGACTTCAACTACTACAGAGGAAATATGCCTCAGGCAATCGTAAGAAACGGTGACGGAACTTACAAAATGATTGATGAAGGAACAATCAAGTATGATACATTAGCTGACGGAAGATTAGTATATAAAGGACTTCCTGGACAGTTTGAAAGAGAAACTATCGCAGACTACAGAAACTTCAGAGATGGAGACAGACAGTCTTCTCTTGAATATTACAGAGCTTCAGACTCCGCTTCTTCATTTGATATGTACAACTCTCCTAAAACAAGATTTGTTGTAGATGCCAGCGGAAAAGTGAAAATGCAGAAAGATGCTAAAGACAGAACTTCTGCAATCTCTAACGAGGTTAGAGTAGTAAAAGGAGGTTCTTGGATGGATACTGCATACTGGTTAGATCCGGGACAGAGAAGATATAAGAATCAAGGGAGAGCTTTTGGATGGGTTGGTTTCCGTGTTGCACAGGATGCCAGAGCTAATGACAAAGGTAGAACTAGAAGATAA